A stretch of the Cottoperca gobio chromosome 2, fCotGob3.1, whole genome shotgun sequence genome encodes the following:
- the ddrgk1 gene encoding DDRGK domain-containing protein 1 isoform X2, whose protein sequence is MYKGKCYYADEELHRDVVRAAGPPQRAAEERGAGMPRRRRNLATVMANRRPQREAVEHEEELLEEEEEDEQQNLQPTAKVGAKKQKKLEEKQAKKAQREVEMEEREERKKMQELREQERRQDDARERQLEQKQEEEERRAQEEQDKREQEEYLKLKASFTVEEEGVEEQPTEDQSRNLLQEFIQHIETSKVVLLEDLASHFGMRTQDAICRLQDLLAQGSLTGVIDDRGKFISITPDELDSVARFIRQRGRVSITELAQASNSLINLTPESRSSA, encoded by the exons ATGTATAAAGGAAAATGTTATTATG CTGATGAGGAGCTTCACAGGGATGTTGTTCGGGCAGCGGGGCCCCCTCAGCGGGCAGCAGAGGAGCGAGGGGCCGGGATGCCTCGCAGGAGGAGAAACCTCGCCACGGTGATGGCTAACAGACGGCCACAGAGAGAAGCTGTGGAACATG AGGAGGAACtgttggaggaagaagaggaggacgagcaGCAGAACCTCCAGCCGACCGCAAAAGTTGGAGccaagaagcagaagaagctgGAGGAGAAACAGGCCAAGAAAGCCCAGCGAGAG gtggagatggaggagagggaggagaggaagaagatgcaGGAGctcagagagcaggagagacgTCAGGACGACGCGAGAGAACGCCAGCTGGAGCAGaaacag gaggaggaagagcgcCGGGCTCAAGAGGAGCAGGACAAACGGGAGCAGGAGGAGTACTTAAAACTCAAAGCCTCCTTCACTGTAGAAgaggagggagtggaggagcAGCCCACTGAGGACCAG TCACGCAATCTGCTGCAAGAGTTCATCCAGCACATTGAG ACCTCTAAGGTGGTTCTCCTCGAAGACTTGGCTTCTCATTTTGGGATGAGGACACAGGATGCTATTTGCAGACTGCAGGACCTGTTGGCTCAAGGCTCACTGACAG GAGTGATTGATGACAGAGGGAAGTTCATCTCCATCACTCCAGACGAGCTGGACTCCGTGGCTCGTTTCAttagacagagaggcagagtgtCCATCACAGAGCTGGCTCAGGCCAGTAACTCTCTGATCAACCTGACGCCCGAGAGCCGCAGCAGCGCCTGA
- the ddrgk1 gene encoding DDRGK domain-containing protein 1 isoform X1: protein MDIALYLIAATILVVLILFALKVRRKTQEADEELHRDVVRAAGPPQRAAEERGAGMPRRRRNLATVMANRRPQREAVEHEEELLEEEEEDEQQNLQPTAKVGAKKQKKLEEKQAKKAQREVEMEEREERKKMQELREQERRQDDARERQLEQKQEEEERRAQEEQDKREQEEYLKLKASFTVEEEGVEEQPTEDQSRNLLQEFIQHIETSKVVLLEDLASHFGMRTQDAICRLQDLLAQGSLTGVIDDRGKFISITPDELDSVARFIRQRGRVSITELAQASNSLINLTPESRSSA from the exons ATGGATATAGCTCTGTATCTAATAGCAGCTACCATCCTCGTAGTCCTGATTTTGTTTGCCTTGAAGGTGCGGAGGAAAACACAGGAAG CTGATGAGGAGCTTCACAGGGATGTTGTTCGGGCAGCGGGGCCCCCTCAGCGGGCAGCAGAGGAGCGAGGGGCCGGGATGCCTCGCAGGAGGAGAAACCTCGCCACGGTGATGGCTAACAGACGGCCACAGAGAGAAGCTGTGGAACATG AGGAGGAACtgttggaggaagaagaggaggacgagcaGCAGAACCTCCAGCCGACCGCAAAAGTTGGAGccaagaagcagaagaagctgGAGGAGAAACAGGCCAAGAAAGCCCAGCGAGAG gtggagatggaggagagggaggagaggaagaagatgcaGGAGctcagagagcaggagagacgTCAGGACGACGCGAGAGAACGCCAGCTGGAGCAGaaacag gaggaggaagagcgcCGGGCTCAAGAGGAGCAGGACAAACGGGAGCAGGAGGAGTACTTAAAACTCAAAGCCTCCTTCACTGTAGAAgaggagggagtggaggagcAGCCCACTGAGGACCAG TCACGCAATCTGCTGCAAGAGTTCATCCAGCACATTGAG ACCTCTAAGGTGGTTCTCCTCGAAGACTTGGCTTCTCATTTTGGGATGAGGACACAGGATGCTATTTGCAGACTGCAGGACCTGTTGGCTCAAGGCTCACTGACAG GAGTGATTGATGACAGAGGGAAGTTCATCTCCATCACTCCAGACGAGCTGGACTCCGTGGCTCGTTTCAttagacagagaggcagagtgtCCATCACAGAGCTGGCTCAGGCCAGTAACTCTCTGATCAACCTGACGCCCGAGAGCCGCAGCAGCGCCTGA